CCAGGACCAGGATCCACCCATGCGGCGTGGGGCACATCGATCTGTtctgcagctcctcctccagcggGGCGAGCTGGGCGGCGCTGCCGGTGGTGGTGATGATGGGGctcgcgacggcggcgcctgTCCGGGGCGCCATGGTCACGAGGCACGGCAGCGCGGGCGCGTCTCCATCTTTTTTCGAGCTCCACGGCTGTGCTCGTGTGCTACTACGgcagattgcggcggcgggttcGACAAATAGTTCGTATCCTGAACTCATACTATATAATCTACGACACCAGTTTTCTAGATATAGTGTTGTTCTTGTCGCTTTTATGTGGTAATTAATGGGTCTATAATTTTCGATGCAGCAACTGGAGGATGATGAAGATAGGCTCAGCATGCTGACTGACGATATTTTACTGTCAATCTTGGGGAAAGTCAATGTACGAACGGCTGCAAGGACAAGCGTGCTCTCTACACGGTGGAGGAATCTTCCTTTGTTGCTACCTGAGCTCAGCATCCCTGTCAAACATTTCCTCTCTGATCCTATCAAGGCCAATGATATGAAGAAAGCTATGGTGTCTTTAACCAAAGCAACCAGGAGTTTCTTGTCTGAATCAAGGAAAGGATTCACCATTTCAAGGCTGCACCTTAAGCTCTACCTGATCGACACTTTCTTGTGCGACATTGGCCCACTGGTAGGTGATGCAATCGACCGTGGTTTGTTGAAAGATTTGGATCTCGCCATTCTTGATGAGACAGATCTTCTGTTGAATAATCCCGCTGCCCATTCTGTTAGCACTTTCAGTTAGAGTTAGCTGAATAATCGGCCGAGCAGTGTGTATATGTCCACGCCTCGCGTCCGTCAGTTTCGTCAGTTATTTTCAGTAGCTTTTAACTAGCGTCGACCGGGTCGCGTGGGATGGCACGATGGCAACCGGGAGTGGCGCCTTTAGTGGCGAAGTCACATCGAGCGTCATGGGATGGCATGGCCGGTAAGCTCGCGAGATCAGCTTGTAGTTTCCTGCATATCCGGATCACTTCGACGCCGGTATAAATAAAGGGAAGAAAGCAACAGAAAAGCTGCACGTTTTACACAGCGCAGATCCTCACGTCTCTCTTTGAGTTTTTCCAGTtcgcgtgtgtgtgtgagtcCAGGTGTTCACGTGAGTTTCAGATCGCCGGCAACTACATCTTCTTGACGTTAGTGAGGAGGATATGCTGCTGCGAGCCCAAAAAATAGAGGGTTTTTTCGTTGCCTACCCTAGTGTGCTCCATTGCCTCACAAAACTCACTCTACGCAACGTAAGCTTTGAAGATTTGGACATGCACCATGTCCTGTTTGACTGCTGCAAGCAACTGAAGCATCTGAGCCTCTGTCATTGTGATACTGGACCTTCATCTTTCTTTAAGATTGATGCACCAAACTCAAAAGTCTCCTTTCTAGAACTCAATGCGTGTCGCTTTGAGAGACTTGATGTTATCTGCCTTCCGAAATTGGAGAAGCTCACATGGAATACCTGGGTATCTCATTATGCCCCCTTAGCATTTGGTTTCCTCCCGTCTCTTGGGGAATTAGAACTCTCATGTGCTGCAATATGCGATCAATATGAATTTAAATTAAGTGAGCTTCTACATGGAGCCACAGGCATACATACCCTCACATTGGATTCCCAAGGAGAAAACGTAAGTTTATTTTCACCAAGTGGCCACATCTTCTTTATATTCATTATGTTGTCGCAGCTATCAGAGTTATATCTTGTACTCCTTTCGTCcgacaaaggatgtctcaactttgactaaatttgaatgcatctatacactaagtcatgtctagatatattcaaattttgacaaacttgagacatcctttgttggagggagggagtatgtgtttATATATGATAGAAAATTGACATAGCTGTTCTTCTCATCAGCTATGGATGCAACCTGTAATGAAGCAACTATGCACTGCATTCAACAAGCTAAGGAAGCTGGCCGTGCGTGGTATCTTTGTTGAATTTGACATTTTATGGACAACGGCCTTTCTTGTGGCGGCACCAACTATCGAGATTTTACAGATTGATGTAATGTATTTGCCCTTTTCCCCGTCCTATCTTATGCTGCCTTTCTTTCCTTCTCCATAACAAGTTTAGTTTTTCACAAACTTAGCTGAAAAGAGCTAGAATTTGTTGGCTTTAGGTCCCTAGAACAACAGTATAAATTTATAAGATCCATGCTGCAGCGATCTCCCAACTTGCAGAAGATTGTTCTGAAAGGAGATCAGCAATGCAGGTGGTGTGACGCTGTTGATGCACCACCCCATCCATCAAAATTCCCCAAGAAGGATGAGCAAGAAATAGTCGCTATGCGGATTAGAGATGGCATGTTCGCACTGCAAATAATATTTGAATAATAAGCTGTAATAAGGGATATATCTCAGTCCAAATATTTTGTTGAGATTTAAGTTGTAATAACAGTTTGTATTCTTCCTTATGGTTCGGAACTATGGGCATCTACAATGTAATCATGGTCAAATTTGCCATATCACCAAAGTTCAGCACTGCGTGTCAAATTCTCCGACAAGCTAATGCTAAATTCTAAAGAAAACAGGAAAACATACAACACACTTCCTTCCCCTGCATACCGTTCTGGCATTCTTCCCAGTAGTAGATGATATATTATCAACACCTGTTCAAGTTTCAACAAATTCTATTTGCAGACATTGACCAGTGTCTGATACCCAATAATTGTAGTGGTACATACTATAATTCGAAAGGAAGCTACCATTGCTATCATCAGGCCATGTGTTTTGACCCAATACGAAATCAGTGCACTACAAATAAGCAGCAAAATCTTCTTTTGACCCAATACGATCGTTGGCATTTGGCAAAATGTGGATCTGTTTGGTCGAGAATTCGAGATCGACAGGTTGCCTAAAATGAATGATCCTAAAGAGAGGGTGATGATCCCttaacatatactccctccgttcctaaatacttgtcgtggttttagcgtaaatttgcactaaaatcacgacaagtatttagggacggagggagtatacagCAGGCTCAGGCTACACTCATTCACCATTAGATGCCATCTCTAATGGAGACGATATACAACAGAGACGATTTGACCAGAGATATACCATCTGTCTAACTAGTTTATCACAGCTTCTTATTGATCAAAAATTATTTGCGGCGAGAATATGCCATCTCTAATTTGCTCGACCACCATTTCTTGTTCATCCTTCTTCGGGAATTttgaaggagaaggaggaccATCAAGGGCATCACAGTACTCGCATTGCTCATCTCCTTTCAGAACAATCTTCTGCAAGTTGGGAGATCGCTCTAGTATGGATCTTATAAATGTAAACTGTTGTTCCAGCAACTTAAAGCCAACGAATTCTAGCTCTTTTAAAAGACAATTCTTGGTCTCGTCAAACTGCATATCCCACTGAGGAGTCCTCCTTTCATGGAAGTAACGCCGTCCGTCCTCGTCATCCAGATCACATGCATGTTCCCATACCTATATTCGTGTGAACAATCAGTTACATATGTAGTTGGATTTTGGTGAAATTTGTGAAGAACCCAATGCTCTAAATGTGAGAATGAAAAAATGAAACATAATTTCAACAGAAAAGGCAGACAAATACATCACCTCGATATGTAATATCTCAATACAGGGTGCCGCTGCAAGCAGGGCCATCATCCATAAAATGTCAAATTCAACAAAGATACCACACACGGAGAGCTTCCTTAGCTTGTTGAATGCGGTGCATAGTTGCTTCATTTCAGGTTGCATCCAAACCTGATCACAAGATAATAAATAAACAGAATAAGAATGAATAGGTCGCAAGCACAGAGTTTATCAAAGAATTTATAAATCATTGTTCTCTATCATGCATAAGCACGTCCATGAGACTCAGATAGCTGTGACAACATAACAGATACAAAAAAGTGACCACTTTGCAGGAACAAACTAGTACTCACCTTTTCTCCTTCGAATCCCCATTTGAGAGTATGTATGCCTGTGGTTCCACGTAGAAGCTCACTCAATTTAAAGGAGCTTTGACTAACTGTAGCAGCATTTGTGAGTTCTAATACCCCATGAGATGGGACAAAACCAAATGCCAAGGGGCAAACCAAGATACCCAAGTAAACCATCGGAGCTTCTCCAATTTCGGAAGGCACACCAACTCAAGTCTCTCAAACCGACACTTGTCCAGTTCTAGAACAGTGAGCTTTGAGTTTGGGGCATCAATCTTAAATAACGCATTAGGACCAGTATCACATTGGGTGAGGCTTAGATGTTTCAGATGCTTGCAGCACTCAAACAGGACATGGCGCATGTCCGATTTGTCAAAGCTTACATGGTAGAGAGAGAGCTTTGTGAGGCAACGGAGCACACTGGGGCAGGCACTGAAAACCCCCTCTATTTCTCGGGCTCGCTGTAGCATATCCTCCTCACTACAGTCAATAGGATCTGTCTCGTCAAGAACGGCGAGATCCAAATCTCTCAACAAATCACTGTCGATTGCATCACCTACCAGTGGTCCAATGTCAAACAAGAAAGTATCAATCAAGTAGAGCTTAACCTGCAGCCTTGAAATGGTGAATCCTTCTCTTGATTTAGACAAGAAACTCCTGGCTGCTTTGGTTGAAGACACCATAGCTTCCTCCATATCATTGGCCTCAATAGGGTCAGAGTCTGGATCAGACAGAAAATCTTTGACATTGATGCTGAGCTCAGGTAGCAACCAAGGCAGATGCCTCCACCGTGTAGAGAGCACGCTTGTCCTTGCGGCCATACGTAAACCGACTTTCAACAAGATAGACAGTAAAACATCATCAGTCAGCATGCTTAGCCTATCTTCATCCTCTGGTCCCTGCATAATCCCAAACTAAATATAGTTACACATACAGACCATAAATTTCCTCTATTTAACATTCAAACTGTTCGATTATACAGCAGCAATATGAACATAGATGCGTGGCGAATCGGCGATCAACCTGTgatggaagaagagagggggctAAAAACTTACTTGGCTTTGGGAACTGTTACTGTCATCATTATTTGCATCCATGGAGTATAGAACGAGGGTTCTGCGGCTTCAAATCTTCAATGGCGACTGTGGACAATTAGCATTATCACAGGTGATTCCTCGACGAACCCCGATTCTATTGGGCAAAACGGACCCTGGAAATCACCGGCGTTAGAGGCGAACAGAACCGAATCAAATTGGAGGCGAAGAGGATCTTACCACCTTAttagaagaggaggagccaaTGTTTGCGAAGATGACGATTCGGCGACGCCCGGACGGcgagccggcgacggcgagtcCGTGACCTAGCACCGCGGGCGGGGGAGCCGCGTGTGGCTAGGCGAAGCGAGGCGAGTTGAGGAGAAGCTCCTGGAGGCTGGAAGAacgccggcgggcggcggcggccacggttcggtctctctccttctctctcttgcagacgtcgccggcggccacggttcggtctctcttcttctctcgaAGCCTCGTAGTACTAGCGGGCAGTCCCCCGATTCCTCTCTTTGTGTCCGCGCGTGCGTTTTCCGTtggcctgggcctgggcctgcgGGAGGAAGATTCAGCAGCTGTCGAAGGTTGGGCTGCACCCTGGGCCTAAGCCCAAATCTTCGATGGTAGATgctgaatttttttctcaCAACCCGGTCCATGGGCTGGTTTGCCTGCGGCCCAGATCCGCATTTGCTTAATGGAGACATCGCTTGATCTCGGCTCCGAATCGGATTGAGAGAGAGCTTTATACGTGCACGTATTTGAAGATTTTACTAGGTGTCGATcgggcatgcatgtatgtggTTCACGCATAAAAACATCCAAACACTTGTAGAAAAAAGCATGCGAGTGATGATGGACACGACTACGAatcaaaatagaaaaaataaaataacataTAGATGTACGGAGCGAAATAATTACAGTTCCACAACACTTGTAGAAAAAAGCAACCTATAAATATTAATTTTCTGAAAAAGGCAGAGTTTCATTATCTTCCAATCTCTCTACATCTATATACAGTATGAAActccctttcaaaaaaaaatacagtatgAAACTATTCAAGATCAACGGTTAGTCCAAGAAATATTAATTATTCTGACAAAAGCAGCGGGCAACTCAGTCCATTTGTGAACAACTGAGAAACATTATCAGAATGGGAGTCTGAAAAGGCTAGCttgcagaaagaaagaaacttcCTCTGTCCGATCGAGCATCACAATATACTCCTGAACAGTATTAGCTGAAGTAGTGAAGTACAGTAGTACGTCTGTATTTTCTTCAACAAATTTTCTGACATGCCCTTGCAAAATGCACGACTGCTGCTAACACCAGTGTTAATTCCACAAAACACACGAGACAATAAGAGAGGACAAATTAATTCATTCATTTATTTGATTATTAAACCCCTTCTTCCATAACACAATGATCATATATCACTACTACTACAACTTGGCCTTGGCAAAGGAGACAAGCTTGCGGCTGTTAGCCCCGGCCTTCTCATGAACCACGGCCTTGTACAAACCCGTCGAacttcctcctcccgccgcagCCAGCTCCGGCGAGGCGTCGATGAAGAGCTCGTAGGTGACCCCAGCCACCGGCACCAGCTGCTTCCTGCCGCTGACAACCTTGTTGAACTTGAGCCTGCAGTTGGCATGCATCCCGTACTGGGCCACAGCCCAGCTGCCCAGCTCCCGGATGCTTGGGT
This is a stretch of genomic DNA from Brachypodium distachyon strain Bd21 chromosome 1, Brachypodium_distachyon_v3.0, whole genome shotgun sequence. It encodes these proteins:
- the LOC106866866 gene encoding uncharacterized protein LOC106866866, encoding MDANNDDSNSSQSQGPEDEDRLSMLTDDVLLSILLKVGLRMAARTSVLSTRWRHLPWLLPELSINVKDFLSDPDSDPIEANDMEEAMVSSTKAARSFLSKSREGFTISRLQVKLYLIDTFLFDIGPLVGDAIDSDLLRDLDLAVLDETDPIDCSEEDMLQRAREIEGVFSACPSVLRCLTKLSLYHVSFDKSDMRHVLFECCKHLKHLSLTQCDTGPNALFKIDAPNSKLTVLELDKCRFERLELVCLPKLEKLRWFTWVWMQPEMKQLCTAFNKLRKLSVCGIFVEFDILWMMALLAAAPCIEILHIEVWEHACDLDDEDGRRYFHERRTPQWDMQFDETKNCLLKELEFVGFKLLEQQFTFIRSILERSPNLQKIVLKGDEQCEYCDALDGPPSPSKFPKKDEQEMVVEQIRDGIFSPQIIFDQ
- the LOC100839953 gene encoding putative cysteine proteinase inhibitor 7 — protein: MRTSSSSLIFLHIAVAGAMISGATGCGEPFKQEPGISEHHLYVGSWEPILNLNDPSIRELGSWAVAQYGMHANCRLKFNKVVSGRKQLVPVAGVTYELFIDASPELAAAGGGSSTGLYKAVVHEKAGANSRKLVSFAKAKL